The following is a genomic window from Acetobacteroides hydrogenigenes.
TGGCTCACGATTAAGGACTGTTTAGCGCCTAGGGTGATGGCCGGAACGTACTGGCGGTTTTTACGGGTAACGTTGTAGTCGAGCTCTTGGAAGGTTTTTTCGCCATCGGAGCCGGTACCAATGGCTATGTTTTCCTGGTAGCTATCCTGATACCGCCCATCGTAAAAGCCTAGGGAGACGCCTCCCTCCAGCTCGAAGGGGTGGTATATGCCCACCATTGCTTGGCCTAGCTGACCGTTAGGGCCTCCTTCTCGCAATCCGCTAAGGGCTCCCCGTTGGTTCAGCGCGTAGGATAAAATAAGTGGGATTCTGTAGAATCGGCTGCCATTCCAATTACTGAAGTTCGCAACGGAAAATCCGCTATTTACGGCTAAACGAGAGGTTGGGTAGTAGGCTGCGGTGACGCCTATGGGAAACCCAAATATGCCCTCGTAGTAGGGTTCGCCGCTGCCCTTGCCTGCTGCGTAAAAGCCAAACTCGGTGCCCACCGCGTACTTTTGGGCTTTTAGTGGGAGTGCCGACAGGGCAAGTAGGGTGGCTAGGATAAGATGCTTCATGGCTAATGTTTTAATTTTCTTGTAAGGTAGATGTACGATCAAAAATCTTTCGAATATAGTAAAAGGGAATCACGTATCACGAAAGAGGAACAAGGAAGCGGCTGTCATTCCCTATTGCTCTGTTAGGTGAAGGTTCCTGCCCTTGCTAAGCGTAGGCTCTGCCTACGCTTTTGCTGCTTGCGGCCTTCGGCCGCTTTAAAAACAGGCCGGAGGCCTTGTCTACCCGAGTGTAGCGAGGACGCTACACTCAGCGGGAGATTTTCACCTGCCCTTCCACCACCCATGTAGGCAATGCCACTTAGTTGCATCTAACTTCCTTAATTACAGAAAATCTTACCTCTTCTTACTTTTTTGTTTGGGCAAAAAAGTAAGCAAAAAACCCTTGGTGAATATTAACTCGCTCGGTCGCGCTACAGCGTTATTCCCCTTTGTAGAATAAGTGCTGCTGTCATCCAAATCGCTTTAAATGTGCGTATAGAAGTTCCGCTCGCTCAAACAAGATATTCACCGTGGTGGAGTGGCTTCGCCACGTTGTCTACGGTAGAGCCACCGATTTTCAGTTAACGGTAGCATCCCGACATTTACCTAACATCCAAATTAAGAGCAAATCTATTATTAAGCTGATCACATTGCCCATGGAGGGTTTAATCAGGTTCAATCATGCGCTGGTGCTTGATATCTATCCTTTCCTTTCTAAAATATGGTATTACATACCCTTATTTTGTCGGCTATGGGTTGTGCCACTGCCAAACAAGAACTTGTACTACTTACCGAGGCGACGATCTGCCCGATCATCTTTTTTTGAAAAAAATTATCCTGCCCTGTAACAATACTCCGCCGGCTGCATCAAAAGGCAAACTTAAAAAACAAGAACCATGAAAAGACTAGCATTTGCAGCAATCGCCATCCTAATGGCATTTACAGGATTCTCTCAAAAGAACGCTATTCGCGTTGAAGTTACCGGCAAGGGCTCTCCCGTTATTCTGCTTCCCGGATTTGGATGCCCCGGCAGCGTGTGGAACGAAACGGTAGCCGAGCTGAAGAAGAACCACGAGTGCCACATGGTAACCTACGCCGGATTCGATGGTGTTGCTCCAGTAGACACGCTTTGGTTGCCTACTGTTGAGAAGTCGATTGAGAGCTACATCAGCGAAAAGGGGCTAAAGGATGTAACCGTGGTTGGACATAGCATTGGCGGCACCTTTGGTCTGATGCTCTGCAAAGCGCCTCAAAGCAGGGTTACAAGATTGGTGGTGGTAGACATGCTCCCCTGCATCGGAATGGTGATGATTCCGAACTTTAAGCCAGAGTACGTTACCTTCGATAATCCATACAATAAGCGGATGCTGGCCATGGATAATGCCGCCTTTGGTGCCATGCAAAAGCAGATGGTTGCCAACATGTGCGCCGACACGCTCCGCCAGCGTCAGATTGCAGAATGGATGATGAAGGCCGACCGCAAGACCTACGTTTACGGCTATACCGAGCTGATGCGCACCGATCTTCGCGAAACCGTTAAGGATATCCAACAGCCTGTGCTCGTACTTGCGGCAGGTAAGTACCCAACAAAGGAGCAGATCGTGAAGATGTACGACGAGCAGTACGTCAACCTAAAGAATAAAACCGTTAAGTTTGTTGACAACTCGGCGCACTTCGTAATGTACGATCAACCCGCGGTGCTGCTAAACGAGCTAAAGGGATTTATACCTGCAAAACGATAGCATAGGAATGGAACAAGATATCTTTCAAGCCATCTACAACCAGCACTACCCAAGCATATACCGCCTATGCTTGGGCTACGTGAGGGGCAACGCTGACCTTGCTGCCGATCTGGCCCAGGAGGTTTTCATCCGGGTATGGGAGAAGCACGACGAATTCAAGAACCAAAGCCAGGTATCGACGTGGCTTTACCGAATAGCGGTTAACTGCTGCCTCACCGAGATCCGCAGAAGCAAGAGCTACCAAAACCGGATACAGAACTACCAAGCGCCAGAGGGCGACTCGGCAGAGAAGCAGCACAGCGATCAGGAGATACTACAGCAGTGCATCGCGCAGCTCGACGAGCCCGACAGAGTACTGGCCATGCTGATTCTCGAAGATCTGCCTCAACCAGAAATAGCCCAAGTGCTGGGATTAAGCGAGGGAAACACGAGGGTAAAAATCCACAGGCTAAAGGAGAAGCTCCGCACCGCCTACCAAACCAAGGTTGCCCAGAACGTTTAAGATCAATTTAAAAGAAACGAAGATGAACGAATTTGAAGATATGGTATCGGGCTGGAAGAAACAAGCCGTACCAACCCCCAAAAATAGCGCAACCGCAGTTGCAGGCATTGCAAAAAAGAGAGTGAAGAGCTCGCGCCAAAAGCATGCTGCCACCATCATGGTGTTAGGAATTACCCTGATAGTGCTGGTCGCATTCGCCCTAATAACCAAAGGGAATAGCAGCCACATTGCAAAGGGCATCCAGCTGATGATCGGAGCCCTGCTTATCCGTATCGGGGTAGAGTGGTTGAGCATTATGCTGCTGAACAAGCTTGATGTTACAAAGGGAACCACCGAGTACCTTAAGATGCTGACCTCGTTCTACAACACCCGTCGCAAGATACACGGAGCGTTTACCTACATCATCTTTGGCCTATACGTAGCGGGATTCTGCATGATGCTACCGCTGTTCAAGGCAACCCTTCCTGCATGGTTCTTCACCTACATTTGTATATCGGGCATCGTGATATTTGGAGTGCTGATCTTCTATATTCGCAAAAAGACCAAGCAGGAGCTAGATGAACTAAAGAAGGCAATGAACGAGGTTGCTGCAATAAGCAATGCGCTCGAAGAGGAGTAAGTTAATTTATTAGGCTGAAGCGATGATGCTTCAGCCTAGGCGTTGAAGAAAATAAGTAATGACGATTTAGCGACTACGACTTGTTGTAGAAAAAGCCCCCCAACCCTACCCACTCAAAAGTAGGGGATTACGTACCACAATTAAATATTTCTCGATTTTTTTGACTTCGTCATTCCTTTTTCTCCCTCTAACTTTAGAGATAACATCTTCTCCGATGCCTCCCCTATCTACTAAACCTAGATTAACTCAAAAAGGTCGGAATTACAAGAATTTGGGATTCATGAGGTACTACCCGAGGGGAATGCTGCTCTTTTTTCGTACTTTTAGCGGCTCAGATAACAACATTTCAATCAATTAGCGAAAAATATGTCGAACAGGAGCAATCTGGAGCAAGCGCTCCGCCGCAGGGTACTGGTGCTTGATGGCGCAATGGGTACACAAATCCAACGCTTTAAGCTTACCGAGGAGGACTACCGCGGCAGCCGATTTGCTAGCATAGCAGCACGGGTTAAGGGCAACAACGACATGCTGGTGCTTACCCAGCCACAGGTTATTGCCGCCATTCACGAGGAGTACCTGCAGGCAGGTGCCGATATCATCGAAACCAACACGTTTAACGCCAACGCCATCTCGATGGCCGACTACGAGATGCAGGATTTGGTGTACGAGATCAACCTCGAGGCCGCCAAGTTGGCCAAGCAGGCATGTGAGAAGTACTCGACTGCCGAGCGTCCCCGCTTTGTTGCCGGCTCTATGGGGCCTACCAACAAAACGGCATCGATGTCGCCCGATGTGAACAACCCCGCCTACCGCGCCATCAGCTTCGATACGCTGGTACGCGCCTACTACGAGCAGGTTCGTGGTTTGGTAGATGGTGGCGCCGACATGCTGCTGGTTGAAACTGTTTTTGACACGCTAAATGCTAAGGCAGCCCTATTTGCCATAGAGCAGTACAACGACGAGCACGGCACCGATATTCCCGTTATGGTATCGGGCACCATTACCGATGCTAGCGGACGCACCCTGTCGGGACAGACCGCTGAGGCATTTCTGGTATCCGTATCGCACGTAAACCTGTTAAGCGTAGGGTTCAACTGCGCACTTGGTGCAAAGCAGCTACGCCCCTACATCGAAACGATTAGCGCGAAAGCGCCTTTCCACATAAGCGCCCATCCTAATGCCGGGCTTCCTAACCAGTTTGGCGAGTACGACCAAAGTCCGGAGATGATGGCCGAAATCATAGAGGAATTCCTAAAGGATGGTCTACTGAACATCATCGGCGGATGCTGCGGCACCTCGCCAGCCCATATTGCGGCCATCGCCAAGGTGGCAGAGAGGTACGCACCTCGAGAGATGGTTAAGCGCGATCCCGTAACCACCTTCAGCGGATTGGAACCAGTTAGCGTAACCAAGGAGTCGAACTTTGTAAACATCGGCGAGCGTACCAACGTGGCCGGATCGAAGATGTTTGCCCGATTAATCCGCGAGGAGAAGTTCGAGCAGGCGCTATCGGTTGCCCAAGGACAGGTGGAGGGCGGCGCACAGCTTATCGACGTGTGCATGGACGATGCCATGCTCGACGCCAAGAGCGCAATGGTAAACTTCCTCAACCTTATCGCTTCCGAGCCAGAAATTGCTCGTCTACCTATCGTCATTGACTCCTCTAAGTGGGAGGTGCTTGAAGCTGGACTTAAGTGCGTACAGGGAAAATCGGTGGTAAACTCCATCAGCCTAAAGGAGGGCGAGGAGGAGTTCATCCGCAAAGCTAAGCTCGTGAAGCGCTACGGTGCCGCCACCGTGGTGATGCTCTTCGACGAAAAGGGGCAAGCCGACACCTACGAGCGCAAGATTGAGATTGCAGAAAAATCGTACAAGATACTTACCGAAAAGGTAGGATTCCCACCACAGGATATCATCTTTGACCCCAACATTCTGGCTATTGCCACGGGAATCGAGGAGCACAACAGCTACGGCCTTAACTACATCAAGGCCTGCGAGTGGATTAAGCAGAATTGTCCCTACGCCAAGATTAGCGGCGGGGTGAGCAACCTCTCGTTCAGCTTCCGCGGCAACGACACCGTGCGCGAGGCCATCCACTCGGTATTCCTCTACCACGCCATCAAGGCAGGTATGGATATGGGTATTGTTAACCCCGGGATGCTTCAGGTGTACGACGAGATTGAGCCAGATTTGCTGAAGTTGGTGGAAGATGCCGTACTCAACCGCCGCAAGGATGCCACCGAACGCCTTTTGGTGTATGCCGATAAGGTTAAGACGCAGGCCAAGGGAGGCGAAGAGGAGCACAAGAAGGATGCTTGGCGCGAGCAGCCCGTTGCCGAAAGGCTTAAGCATGCGCTGATAAAGGGCATCACCGACTATATCGATGAGGATGTAGAGGAGGCTCGCCACAACTACCCTGCTACGCTTCACGTTATCGAAGGTCCGTTGATGGACGGCATGAACGTGGTTGGCGACCTATTTGGCGCCGGGAAGATGTTCCTGCCCCAAGTGGTAAAGAGCGCCCGCGTGATGAAAAAGGCCGTTGCCTATCTAACCCCCTTCATCGAAGAAGAGAAGGCCAAGAGCGGCAACCCATCATCGGCGGGTAAGGTGCTTATGGCAACCGTTAAGGGCGACGTGCACGACATCGGTAAGAATATCGTGAGCGTAGTGCTTGCCTGCAACGGCTACGAAATCATCGACCTAGGCGTAATGGTTCCTGCCGAAAAGATTCTGGAGGCAGCCAAGGAGCATAACGTTGATGTGATCGGCCTAAGCGCGCTTATCACCCCATCATTGGAAGAGATTATACACGTGGTTCGCGAGATGAAGCGTCAAGACTTCAACATCCCCGTATTCTTTGGGGGAGCAACCACCAGCAAGATACATACTGCCGTAAAGATTGCGACCGAATACAACAGCGGAGCAATTTACGTTAAGGATGCCTCACGCGCTGTGGGCGTGGTGCGCAGCCTTATCTCGGAGAACAGAAAAGAGTACATCGACAAGGTTAACGAGGAGTACACCCATATGCGCGAGGAGCACAATCGCCTCCGTAGCGCCAACGAGTACGTTTCGCTTGCCGATGCTCGCGCTAACCGAGTAAAAACCGATTGGGCAACTTTACCTATCGCTGAGCCTAAGCAGAAAGGAACATTTGTTCTTGAGGATTACTCGCTCGAAGAGCTAGCGAAGTACATCGACTGGACCTACTACTTCTTTGCATGGGACATTACCGGAAGATATCCAAAGATATTCCATGATCCCGTAAAGGGCGAGGAGGCCAAGAAGCTTTACGAAGATGCTCAGGTGATGCTTAAGCGAATTGTAGAGGAGAAACTGTTTACCGCAAATGGCGTTTACTCTATACTTCCTGCTAACAGCATCGAAGAGGATGTGGCCCTGTACAACACCAAGGGCGATGAGGTTACCCGATTCCACTTCCTCCGCAATCAGGAGAAGCGTACCGAGGAGGCTAAGCCAAACTACTCGCTTGCCGACTATATCGCGCCACTCGATAGCGGCCGTAAGGACTACCTTGGAACGTTTGCCGTTACCGTTCATGGTGCCGATAAGCTGGTAGAGGAGTTTAAGTCGATAGGCGACGACTATAGCGCCATCATCGTAAAGCTGCTTGCCGATAGGTTTGCCGAAGCTTTTGCCGAGCGTCTGCACGAACGTGTACGCAAGGAGTTTTGGGGATACTCTGCTGCCGAGGAACTGCCACTTGAGGAGCTACTCCATGAGGATTACCAGGGAATTCGCCCAGCTGCAGGTTACCCATCGTGCCCCGAGCATAGCGAAAAGCGCACCTGCTTCGACCTGCTTGAGGCAGGAAAGAATATTGGTG
Proteins encoded in this region:
- the metH gene encoding methionine synthase; translation: MSNRSNLEQALRRRVLVLDGAMGTQIQRFKLTEEDYRGSRFASIAARVKGNNDMLVLTQPQVIAAIHEEYLQAGADIIETNTFNANAISMADYEMQDLVYEINLEAAKLAKQACEKYSTAERPRFVAGSMGPTNKTASMSPDVNNPAYRAISFDTLVRAYYEQVRGLVDGGADMLLVETVFDTLNAKAALFAIEQYNDEHGTDIPVMVSGTITDASGRTLSGQTAEAFLVSVSHVNLLSVGFNCALGAKQLRPYIETISAKAPFHISAHPNAGLPNQFGEYDQSPEMMAEIIEEFLKDGLLNIIGGCCGTSPAHIAAIAKVAERYAPREMVKRDPVTTFSGLEPVSVTKESNFVNIGERTNVAGSKMFARLIREEKFEQALSVAQGQVEGGAQLIDVCMDDAMLDAKSAMVNFLNLIASEPEIARLPIVIDSSKWEVLEAGLKCVQGKSVVNSISLKEGEEEFIRKAKLVKRYGAATVVMLFDEKGQADTYERKIEIAEKSYKILTEKVGFPPQDIIFDPNILAIATGIEEHNSYGLNYIKACEWIKQNCPYAKISGGVSNLSFSFRGNDTVREAIHSVFLYHAIKAGMDMGIVNPGMLQVYDEIEPDLLKLVEDAVLNRRKDATERLLVYADKVKTQAKGGEEEHKKDAWREQPVAERLKHALIKGITDYIDEDVEEARHNYPATLHVIEGPLMDGMNVVGDLFGAGKMFLPQVVKSARVMKKAVAYLTPFIEEEKAKSGNPSSAGKVLMATVKGDVHDIGKNIVSVVLACNGYEIIDLGVMVPAEKILEAAKEHNVDVIGLSALITPSLEEIIHVVREMKRQDFNIPVFFGGATTSKIHTAVKIATEYNSGAIYVKDASRAVGVVRSLISENRKEYIDKVNEEYTHMREEHNRLRSANEYVSLADARANRVKTDWATLPIAEPKQKGTFVLEDYSLEELAKYIDWTYYFFAWDITGRYPKIFHDPVKGEEAKKLYEDAQVMLKRIVEEKLFTANGVYSILPANSIEEDVALYNTKGDEVTRFHFLRNQEKRTEEAKPNYSLADYIAPLDSGRKDYLGTFAVTVHGADKLVEEFKSIGDDYSAIIVKLLADRFAEAFAERLHERVRKEFWGYSAAEELPLEELLHEDYQGIRPAAGYPSCPEHSEKRTCFDLLEAGKNIGAKLTENYAMYPGASVCGWYFAHPESMYFNLGRITKEQVELYAQRKGVSVEEAERLLRPNLGY
- a CDS encoding RNA polymerase sigma factor, which gives rise to MEQDIFQAIYNQHYPSIYRLCLGYVRGNADLAADLAQEVFIRVWEKHDEFKNQSQVSTWLYRIAVNCCLTEIRRSKSYQNRIQNYQAPEGDSAEKQHSDQEILQQCIAQLDEPDRVLAMLILEDLPQPEIAQVLGLSEGNTRVKIHRLKEKLRTAYQTKVAQNV
- a CDS encoding alpha/beta fold hydrolase, which translates into the protein MKRLAFAAIAILMAFTGFSQKNAIRVEVTGKGSPVILLPGFGCPGSVWNETVAELKKNHECHMVTYAGFDGVAPVDTLWLPTVEKSIESYISEKGLKDVTVVGHSIGGTFGLMLCKAPQSRVTRLVVVDMLPCIGMVMIPNFKPEYVTFDNPYNKRMLAMDNAAFGAMQKQMVANMCADTLRQRQIAEWMMKADRKTYVYGYTELMRTDLRETVKDIQQPVLVLAAGKYPTKEQIVKMYDEQYVNLKNKTVKFVDNSAHFVMYDQPAVLLNELKGFIPAKR